One Nicotiana sylvestris chromosome 12, ASM39365v2, whole genome shotgun sequence genomic window carries:
- the LOC104217508 gene encoding exocyst complex component EXO70C1-like — protein MEKKNNDSGCPASDIDPFKNTVSTSDENSEAPENIETFSKIIESRIAKYNSGEIPTRLGKMTEEESFFLEAVMHLSKLTNVIAKSSPSGLTLLNRTNLVLQRAMTFMEEEFRTLLEDFGGCSNSKVEKNSDYPSYPPEVVTRMNRIATAMISAGFETECCQVYSISRRNAFYEQLKMLEFEKINGDDVQRMPWDSLEGEITQWIIVAKSCSSTLFPGEKRLGESVFFDSPKISQSLFSNLARSIVIQILDFAEAVSRTKRSAEKLFKFLDIYEAIRDLVSAISESFSNDGEHELKSEILATRDRFGEAAVNVFCDLESSIKNDAARTPVPGGAVHPLTRYVMNYLKYACEYRDALEHIFQEHAKLEAYSSATTLDDHVESESPHDDVAATTPFSSQIMKILELLDSNLEAKSNLYRDPSLRDIFLMNNGRYILQKAKGSTDVRQVMGDTWCRRRSTTVRQYHKNYQRETWGRVLQILSHDGMQVSGKVTKPVVKERFKNFSTMLDEIHRTQSTWVVSDEQLRSELRVSISAVLIPAYRSFFGRFRQYLDNTKHAEKYIKYQPEEIETLIEGLFDGNPTSMARRKTGSDNICVSGKN, from the exons ATGGAGAAGAAGAATAATGACAGTGGCTGTCCAGCATCAGATATTGATCCATTCAAAAATACCGTTTCCACATCTGATGAAAACTCGGAAGCCCCTGAAAATATTGAAACGTTCTCCAAAATCATAGAGTCCAGGATTGCAAAATATAATTCTGGTGAAATACCGACCAGATTGGGTAAGATGACAGAGGAAGAGTCATTTTTCCTTGAAGCCGTGATGCATTTATCAAAATTGACAAATGTCATCGCCAAATCATCTCCGTCAGGGTTAACGTTGTTGAATCGGACCAATTTGGTCTTGCAACGAGCCATGACTTTCATGGAAGAAGAATTCCGAACCTTATTAGAAGATTTCGGAGGTTGTTCCAATTCAAAAGTAGAAAAAAATTCGGATTATCCATCGTATCCACCCGAGGTCGTGACAAGAATGAATCGAATTGCCACTGCCATGATCTCAGCCGGGTTTGAAACAGAATGTtgtcaagtatattcaatttcaCGAAGAAACGCATTCTATGAGCAACTGAAAATGCTCGAATTCGAGAAGATAAACGGAGATGATGTGCAGAGAATGCCATGGGATTCTCTAGAAGGAGAAATCACCCAATGGATCATTGTTGCGAAGAGCTGCTCAAGCACTCTGTTTCCTGGCGAAAAGAGACTCGGGGAATCAGTTTTCTTCGATTCTCCAAAGATCTCTCAAAGCCTATTTAGCAACCTGGCACGTTCGATTGTAATTCAGATTCTTGACTTCGCTGAGGCGGTCTCCAGAACAAAACGTTCCGCCGAGAAACTTTTCAAATTTCTAGACATATACGAAGCCATTCGCGATCTAGTTTCTGCCATAAGTGAATCTTTCTCCAATGATGGTGAGCACGAACTGAAATCAGAGATCTTAGCCACGAGAGATAGGTTCGGGGAGGCAGCTGTCAACGTATTCTGTGATCTCGAAAGTTCCATCAAGAACGATGCAGCTAGAACGCCGGTCCCTGGTGGTGCAGTGCACCCGCTCACACGTTATGTCATGAACTATCTAAAATACGCCTGTGAATACAGAGACGCCCTTGAACATATTTTCCAAGAACACGCAAAGTTGGAGGCATATTCCTCCGCCACGACACTGGATGATCACGTTGAGAGCGAAAGCCCACACGATGATGTAGCTGCCACGACGCCGTTTTCATCACAGATCATGAAAATATTGGAACTGTTGGATTCAAATCTAGAAGCTAAGTCAAACTTATATAGAGACCCTTCTTTGCGTGACATATTCTTAATGAACAACGGCAGATACATCTTACAAAAGGCCAAAGGATCCACGGATGTCCGCCAAGTGATGGGCGACACATGGTGTCGAAGAAGATCAACGACCGTGAGGCAATACCATAAGAATTACCAAAGAGAAACATGGGGAAGAGTGTTACAAATACTAAGTCACGACGGGATGCAAGTGAGTGGGAAAGTGACAAAGCCAGTAGTGAAAGAGAGGTTCAAGAATTTCAGCACAATGCTTGACGAAATCCATCGTACGCAGAGCACTTGGGTGGTGAGCGACGAGCAGCTTCGGTCGGAGCTAAGAGTTTCTATATCGGCGGTGTTGATTCCGGCGTACAGGTCCTTCTTTGGGAGATTTAGGCAGTATTTAGACAATACAAAGCATGCAGAGAAGTATATAAAGTACCAGCCTGAAGAAATTGAAACGTTAATTGAGGGCCTTTTTGACGGCAATCCTACATCTATGGCACGGAGAAAGAC GGGTTCCGACAATATTTGTGTATcgggaaaaaactga